One part of the Xanthocytophaga agilis genome encodes these proteins:
- a CDS encoding c-type cytochrome, with protein MLSIITACTDKQSLPEGDPDNGGLFLPQNFEAVVVVDSLDGKARQLAVSDNGDVYVKARYGGKDSSVIALRDTNQDGKADVIKLFGGSGRERGYGTAMRVYNGYLYFTSELTVFRYKLTPGKLVPEGAQEVILEDDHPHGMHEHIAKPITFDNNGHMYVPFGAPSNSCQESNRTPGSPGIYPCPLLEDHGGVWQFDANKVGQTQKDGVKYATGLRSVVAMDWNTDDNNLYLVQHGRDDLLRLWSEKYSPWESAVLPAEEFFRVQKGMDGGWPYFYYDQIKKKKVINPEYAGHQDLVAKGDSLEQPLIGFPGHWAPNDLFFYTGNQFPEHYKKGAFIAFHGSTNRAPYPQSGYFIAFVPFENGKPSGEWEVFADGFAKVDPIVNVSDAIYRPMGIAMGPDGSLYISETEKGKVWRIMYKGDKQNFGKEQLASMEKRKLVSSIRTPDQQKDIIKASGLIVAGQKVFDTYCIACHQQNGRGDSQRFPPLGGSEWVVGDKERLIKVLLNGLEGPIEVKGKPYNNLMPQHSFLSNEDAANVLTFIRKNFGNKASAITPEEVNKVRKTAGKGAVATSEN; from the coding sequence ATGCTAAGCATAATCACGGCATGTACTGACAAACAATCCTTACCTGAAGGCGACCCTGATAATGGCGGGCTTTTTCTTCCACAAAACTTTGAAGCTGTGGTGGTGGTAGATAGTCTGGATGGTAAAGCCCGGCAACTGGCAGTAAGTGACAATGGCGATGTGTATGTAAAAGCCCGATATGGCGGAAAAGATAGTTCGGTTATCGCTTTACGGGATACCAATCAGGATGGAAAAGCAGATGTGATAAAACTCTTTGGTGGATCAGGGCGTGAGAGAGGATATGGAACAGCTATGCGTGTATACAATGGCTATTTATATTTTACCTCTGAACTGACTGTTTTCCGTTATAAGCTGACTCCCGGCAAACTCGTTCCGGAAGGTGCTCAGGAAGTCATTCTGGAAGATGATCATCCACATGGAATGCATGAGCACATTGCCAAACCAATAACGTTTGATAATAATGGACATATGTATGTGCCTTTTGGGGCGCCATCCAATTCCTGTCAGGAGAGTAATCGTACTCCAGGATCACCTGGTATTTATCCTTGTCCGTTGTTGGAAGATCATGGTGGTGTGTGGCAGTTTGATGCTAATAAGGTAGGACAAACCCAGAAAGATGGAGTGAAGTATGCAACAGGTTTACGCAGTGTTGTTGCCATGGATTGGAATACAGATGATAATAATTTGTATCTGGTACAACATGGACGAGATGATCTGTTGCGTTTGTGGTCTGAAAAATACTCACCTTGGGAAAGTGCTGTACTTCCGGCAGAAGAATTTTTCCGTGTCCAAAAGGGAATGGATGGTGGATGGCCTTATTTCTACTATGATCAGATAAAAAAGAAGAAAGTGATCAACCCTGAGTATGCAGGTCATCAGGATTTAGTAGCCAAAGGTGATAGTCTGGAACAACCACTTATAGGCTTTCCTGGACACTGGGCACCCAATGATTTGTTTTTCTATACCGGCAATCAATTTCCGGAACATTATAAGAAAGGCGCTTTCATTGCTTTTCATGGTTCTACTAACCGGGCTCCTTATCCTCAATCTGGTTATTTTATAGCTTTTGTTCCATTTGAAAATGGAAAGCCTAGTGGGGAGTGGGAAGTCTTTGCAGATGGCTTTGCCAAAGTTGATCCTATCGTTAATGTAAGTGATGCTATTTACCGGCCTATGGGTATAGCTATGGGACCAGATGGTTCCTTATATATATCAGAAACGGAAAAGGGTAAGGTATGGCGTATTATGTACAAAGGCGATAAACAAAATTTTGGCAAGGAACAGTTGGCCTCTATGGAAAAACGAAAACTTGTATCTTCTATCCGTACGCCTGATCAACAGAAAGATATTATAAAAGCAAGTGGGCTGATAGTGGCTGGTCAAAAAGTATTTGACACCTATTGTATTGCATGTCATCAGCAAAATGGACGTGGAGATTCACAACGTTTTCCTCCATTGGGTGGATCAGAATGGGTAGTTGGAGATAAGGAAAGATTGATCAAAGTATTGCTTAATGGACTGGAAGGCCCTATTGAAGTAAAGGGTAAACCCTATAATAATCTGATGCCTCAGCATAGTTTTCTAAGTAATGAGGATGCTGCCAATGTATTGACTTTTATCAGAAAGAATTTTGGAAATAAGGCTAGTGCCATTACCCCAGAAGAGGTAAATAAGGTGCGTAAGACAGCTGGCAAAGGAGCTGTTGCCACCAGTGAAAACTGA
- a CDS encoding amidohydrolase/deacetylase family metallohydrolase, producing MRKVLSLFLCLCIGIVTLHAQTYSLLIKGGHVIDPKNGINGVMDVAINADTIAKVAKSIPEKQARQVVQAKGMYVTPGLIDIHGHVFFGTEPDHYLSNGFVAVPPDGFTFRVGVTTIVDAGGAGWKSFPTFKNNVIDHSQTRVLSLLNIVGEGMRGGPYEQNTQDMDAKMTALVARGNKNYVVGIKVAHFSGPEWTPVDRAVEAGKIANIPVMIDFGGSVPPLPIEELFMKHLRPGDIYTHTYALLNGRESVVDETTKKVKPFVWEAQKRGIIFDVGYGGTSFNYSQAIPALKSGFFPNTISTDLHTGSMNGSMKDQLSVMSKFLNMGMDLPSVIKASTWASAQAIKREELGHLSQGAVADVAVFSMREGDFGFFDKTGYKVTGKQKLECELTIRAGKVVYDLNGITDPIVLPSAPPAKH from the coding sequence ATGAGGAAAGTTCTATCTCTTTTTTTGTGTCTGTGTATAGGCATTGTTACACTTCATGCACAGACATATAGTCTGCTGATCAAAGGAGGTCATGTTATAGATCCCAAAAATGGTATCAATGGGGTAATGGATGTTGCTATTAACGCTGATACTATCGCTAAGGTTGCTAAGAGCATACCAGAAAAGCAAGCCCGTCAAGTAGTACAAGCCAAAGGTATGTATGTGACGCCCGGACTTATTGATATTCATGGACATGTGTTCTTTGGTACTGAGCCTGACCATTATCTGAGCAACGGATTTGTAGCTGTGCCGCCAGACGGATTTACGTTTCGGGTAGGTGTAACAACCATTGTCGATGCTGGCGGTGCAGGCTGGAAATCTTTTCCAACCTTTAAAAATAATGTTATCGATCATTCACAAACCCGGGTTTTGTCTCTATTAAACATAGTAGGGGAAGGTATGCGTGGTGGTCCCTATGAGCAGAATACACAGGATATGGATGCCAAGATGACGGCTTTGGTCGCACGAGGCAATAAAAATTATGTGGTAGGTATAAAAGTAGCCCATTTTAGTGGTCCGGAATGGACGCCGGTAGATCGTGCGGTAGAGGCAGGAAAAATAGCCAATATTCCTGTTATGATTGACTTTGGCGGGAGTGTACCTCCTTTGCCGATTGAGGAACTGTTTATGAAACACCTACGTCCTGGAGATATTTACACTCATACCTATGCTTTACTAAATGGTCGCGAATCGGTAGTAGACGAAACAACAAAAAAGGTAAAGCCATTTGTATGGGAAGCACAAAAGAGAGGGATTATTTTTGATGTAGGGTATGGTGGCACAAGTTTTAATTATTCTCAGGCTATACCTGCTTTGAAAAGCGGATTTTTCCCAAATACCATCAGCACCGATCTGCATACCGGAAGCATGAATGGCTCGATGAAAGACCAGCTTAGTGTAATGTCGAAGTTTTTGAATATGGGTATGGACCTGCCATCTGTGATCAAAGCTAGTACATGGGCATCAGCTCAAGCGATCAAACGTGAAGAACTCGGACATCTTTCGCAGGGTGCTGTGGCTGATGTAGCTGTTTTTTCTATGAGAGAAGGTGATTTTGGTTTCTTTGACAAAACAGGCTATAAAGTGACAGGTAAACAAAAGCTAGAGTGTGAACTGACCATCCGGGCAGGCAAAGTAGTCTATGACCTGAATGGGATTACAGATCCAATAGTTTTACCCTCGGCTCCTCCTGCTAAGCATTAG
- a CDS encoding carbohydrate-binding family 9-like protein, translated as MRFFFLASFFGLLHVFSSDVFAFVDDSTKTVIRKTSDFTITGDGKSKSWEKTEWIKIPVLESAGDSSSTLVKLLYSDTGLYFLFQCQDQKLTATIEKDFGALFNEDVVEVFLWPDPSVPIYFEYELSPLNYELPLLIPNINGRLNGWLPAFYERKQRTQHATTIQGGTRKSLASVTGWTAEFFIPYRLLSPLVSASPKSGDHWRGNLYRIDYDKVYTTWTWSKVSVYPNRKASFHEYQKFGTWIFE; from the coding sequence ATGCGCTTCTTTTTTCTCGCTTCGTTTTTTGGATTGTTACATGTGTTTTCCTCTGACGTTTTTGCTTTTGTAGATGATTCTACAAAGACTGTTATCCGAAAAACCAGTGATTTTACTATTACTGGAGATGGAAAATCTAAAAGCTGGGAAAAAACGGAATGGATAAAGATTCCTGTGCTGGAATCTGCAGGTGATTCTTCTTCCACATTGGTAAAACTCTTGTATTCAGATACAGGATTGTATTTTCTCTTTCAATGCCAGGATCAAAAGCTAACCGCAACCATAGAAAAGGATTTTGGAGCCTTGTTTAATGAGGATGTCGTTGAAGTTTTTCTGTGGCCAGATCCTTCTGTTCCTATCTATTTTGAATATGAACTTTCACCTCTTAATTATGAACTACCACTTCTTATACCCAATATAAACGGAAGACTGAATGGTTGGCTACCTGCGTTTTATGAGAGGAAACAAAGGACACAACATGCAACTACTATCCAAGGTGGTACACGAAAATCGCTGGCAAGTGTTACCGGATGGACTGCCGAATTCTTTATTCCTTATCGTTTATTGAGTCCTCTTGTTTCTGCTTCTCCAAAATCAGGAGATCACTGGAGGGGAAATCTTTATCGGATTGATTATGATAAGGTATATACAACATGGACCTGGTCAAAAGTGAGTGTTTACCCAAATAGAAAGGCTAGCTTTCATGAGTACCAGAAATTTGGTACATGGATCTTTGAATAA
- a CDS encoding amidohydrolase/deacetylase family metallohydrolase, protein MRIQLQFLILLACLWAGNVHAQTYSLLIKGGHVIDPKNGINGVMDVAINADTIAKVAKSIPEKQARQVVQAKGMYVTPGLIDIHTHNFFGTEKGRYLSNSFDALPPDGFTFRVGVTTIVDAGCAGWKTFPTFKDQTIDHSQTRVLALLNIVGEGMRGGAYEQNTQDMDAKMTASVARQYRQYVVGIKVAHYIGAEWTPVDRAVEAGKIANIPVMVDFGSSTPPLPIEELFMKHLRPGDIFTHCFARLGSREPIVDLTTNQVKPFVWEAQKKGIIFDVGYGGISFSYAQSIPALKSGFFPNTISTDIHTASMNHSMKDMLNVMSKFLNMGMDLPSVIKASTWASAQAIKREELGHLSQGAVADVAVFSMREGDFGFFDYTGYKINGKYKMECELTVRAGKVVYDLNGIAVQAESGSGQSTTKH, encoded by the coding sequence ATGCGGATACAATTACAGTTTTTGATTCTTCTGGCTTGCTTATGGGCTGGAAATGTTCATGCACAGACGTATAGTCTGCTGATCAAAGGAGGTCATGTTATAGATCCCAAAAATGGTATCAATGGGGTAATGGATGTTGCTATTAACGCTGATACTATCGCTAAGGTTGCTAAGAGCATACCAGAAAAGCAAGCCCGTCAAGTAGTACAAGCCAAAGGTATGTATGTGACGCCTGGGCTTATTGATATTCATACACACAATTTTTTTGGTACTGAGAAAGGACGGTATCTGAGCAATAGTTTTGATGCATTACCACCAGATGGATTTACGTTTCGGGTAGGTGTAACAACTATTGTCGATGCAGGATGTGCAGGTTGGAAGACATTTCCAACATTTAAAGATCAAACGATTGATCATTCACAGACGCGGGTACTTGCATTGCTGAATATAGTAGGAGAAGGCATGAGAGGCGGAGCTTATGAACAGAACACACAGGATATGGATGCCAAGATGACAGCAAGTGTGGCACGTCAGTATCGGCAATATGTAGTAGGTATAAAAGTAGCACATTATATAGGTGCAGAATGGACGCCGGTAGATCGTGCGGTAGAGGCAGGAAAAATAGCCAACATTCCTGTTATGGTTGATTTTGGTAGTAGCACACCTCCTTTGCCGATTGAAGAATTATTTATGAAACACTTACGTCCTGGTGATATCTTTACTCATTGCTTTGCACGTTTAGGGAGTCGTGAACCTATTGTGGATTTGACTACTAATCAGGTGAAGCCATTTGTATGGGAAGCACAGAAAAAAGGAATCATCTTCGATGTAGGGTATGGGGGGATCAGTTTTTCGTATGCACAGTCTATACCTGCTTTGAAAAGTGGTTTTTTCCCAAATACAATTAGCACAGATATTCACACAGCAAGTATGAATCATTCGATGAAAGATATGCTTAATGTGATGTCGAAGTTTTTGAATATGGGTATGGACCTGCCATCTGTGATCAAAGCTAGTACATGGGCGTCGGCTCAAGCGATCAAACGTGAAGAACTCGGACATCTTTCGCAGGGTGCTGTGGCTGATGTAGCTGTTTTTTCTATGAGAGAAGGTGATTTTGGTTTCTTTGATTATACAGGTTACAAAATAAATGGAAAATATAAAATGGAATGCGAGCTGACGGTTCGGGCAGGTAAAGTAGTCTATGACCTGAATGGGATTGCCGTTCAGGCAGAATCTGGTTCCGGACAATCTACAACTAAACACTAA
- a CDS encoding aminotransferase class V-fold PLP-dependent enzyme — protein sequence MLSRRKLLQRLSSFPLLGGMFGSTIPFVSTQAATAVVKRDLFKELGVRTFINAAGTLTYMTGSLMQEEVLQTIQYAAQEFCLLDELQDKVGERIAKLVHSEAAVVTSGAFSALTLGLAGVLTGTDQKKVEQLPHLEYTGMKSEVIVQKGHDIVYLHSLMNTGCKIVFVETVEDVEKAINERTALMWFLHIQSDKGKIQHEEWVALGKKHNIPTAIDIAADVPPVENLWKFNDMGFSFVAVSGGKAMRGPQSAGILMGKKEIIAAARMHMPPRGFNIGRGMKVNKEEILGMYVALENFIKQDFSKLWKTWEDGVAHIQNTVKPIAGITTEVTVNPLGNHTPSLKIEWDTNKIKMAGKDLQEKLRFGNPSIEIGGSGPSHINLTVWMMKPGQEKVVATRIKEELTKASA from the coding sequence ATGTTATCAAGAAGAAAACTTCTTCAGCGTTTGTCCAGCTTTCCATTATTAGGTGGAATGTTTGGGAGCACTATTCCATTTGTCTCTACACAAGCTGCTACAGCAGTCGTAAAGCGGGATCTATTTAAAGAGTTGGGTGTGCGTACCTTTATTAATGCAGCCGGAACACTGACATATATGACAGGCTCACTGATGCAGGAAGAGGTTTTACAAACTATTCAATATGCCGCTCAGGAGTTTTGTCTGTTGGATGAGTTACAGGATAAAGTAGGAGAACGCATTGCGAAACTGGTACATTCGGAAGCCGCTGTGGTTACATCTGGAGCTTTTTCAGCCCTCACATTAGGACTGGCAGGAGTGTTGACAGGAACAGATCAGAAAAAAGTAGAACAACTGCCTCATCTGGAGTATACAGGAATGAAGTCAGAGGTGATTGTTCAAAAAGGCCATGATATTGTGTATCTGCACTCGCTGATGAATACAGGTTGTAAGATTGTATTTGTGGAAACTGTTGAAGATGTAGAAAAAGCGATTAATGAACGTACGGCACTGATGTGGTTCCTGCATATTCAGTCTGATAAAGGGAAAATACAACACGAAGAATGGGTAGCACTTGGCAAAAAGCACAATATTCCTACTGCGATAGATATTGCTGCTGATGTACCTCCTGTTGAGAACTTATGGAAGTTCAATGATATGGGCTTCAGCTTTGTAGCTGTATCGGGTGGTAAGGCCATGCGTGGTCCTCAAAGTGCTGGTATTTTGATGGGCAAGAAAGAAATCATCGCTGCTGCCCGAATGCATATGCCTCCGCGTGGGTTTAATATAGGCCGGGGAATGAAGGTCAATAAAGAAGAGATTCTGGGAATGTATGTAGCACTGGAAAACTTTATTAAACAGGATTTTAGTAAGTTATGGAAAACCTGGGAGGATGGGGTTGCACATATCCAGAATACAGTAAAGCCTATTGCTGGAATTACTACTGAAGTAACTGTAAATCCTCTGGGTAACCATACGCCAAGTTTAAAAATAGAATGGGATACCAACAAGATAAAAATGGCTGGCAAAGATCTTCAGGAGAAACTACGTTTTGGCAATCCCTCTATCGAAATAGGAGGAAGTGGTCCTAGTCACATTAACCTGACCGTTTGGATGATGAAACCTGGACAGGAGAAAGTTGTCGCGACCCGGATTAAAGAAGAACTGACAAAAGCTTCTGCATAA
- a CDS encoding RidA family protein — protein sequence MTTQRRSILKRIIGSVAGIAGVGLTAKASVKEVSPEKEVNNVTMYDDVPLFSGSTKFGNLVFIAGKGAHFEGDIKAHTDHVLKELEAELKKAGSSMEKVLKVSVFLHDLNDYKAMNEVFKGRFGNKPPVRTTVAVYGGVPGDSLVEMDCIAYI from the coding sequence ATGACAACACAAAGACGATCTATCCTGAAAAGAATCATTGGCTCAGTGGCCGGCATTGCAGGAGTTGGTCTAACGGCTAAGGCATCTGTAAAAGAAGTCTCACCAGAAAAAGAAGTAAACAATGTAACCATGTATGATGATGTGCCATTGTTCTCTGGTTCAACTAAATTTGGCAATCTGGTATTTATAGCAGGGAAAGGTGCTCACTTTGAAGGTGATATTAAAGCACATACTGATCACGTACTGAAAGAACTTGAGGCAGAATTGAAGAAAGCTGGCTCTTCTATGGAAAAAGTGTTGAAAGTAAGTGTGTTTCTGCATGATCTGAATGATTATAAAGCCATGAACGAAGTTTTCAAAGGCCGTTTTGGCAATAAGCCTCCAGTCCGTACTACTGTTGCAGTATATGGTGGCGTTCCGGGTGATTCATTGGTAGAAATGGATTGCATTGCCTATATCTAA
- a CDS encoding SusD/RagB family nutrient-binding outer membrane lipoprotein produces the protein MNTSKTGLSEVGIREIGFLLSKAQSAASYTGINYQTAQNLFADLYAQYFATTATYFNSDRYVIRQDWITTQWSQVYVGTVPQLLSIMANTDSTSAEHAIAKIWWVWTFHRTTDYYGPIPYFSAGHGTESVPYDAQDKIYNDFFKKLDEALAVLITVTSEASTYGPYDLIYHGDISKWIKFGNTLKLRLAMRVSKVEPKLARQKAEEAVAAGVMETAGTYSVPQDDAYMDKPNLNGDANGLAYISSWGEFRMSAAMESVLKGYDDPRIGKYYSPSVKTGTYEGLRNGYSSTELSTLSGNSADDNSNSGPLLNGDNFTNTAALTRPQNIMHSAEAYFIRAEGALLGWNMGGTAQELYGKGIRASLIQWGITDENSIASYINSSNTPIAPDDAVHSAALSNTPIKWASDKTTQLIQIAIQKWVALYPDGVEAWADLRRSDQLKLYDRINSDNADLPANVLIKRLPFLTSDAQSNGAAVEAAKSLLDGSDSPGTPLWWDK, from the coding sequence ATGAATACAAGCAAGACAGGGTTGTCTGAAGTAGGAATACGTGAAATAGGCTTCTTGTTATCAAAAGCACAGTCTGCTGCATCATACACAGGTATAAATTATCAAACCGCACAAAATCTGTTTGCAGATTTATATGCTCAATATTTTGCTACTACCGCAACCTATTTTAATTCAGATAGATATGTTATACGCCAGGATTGGATTACTACACAATGGTCACAGGTATATGTGGGTACGGTTCCTCAATTGTTGTCTATTATGGCGAATACAGACTCTACTTCTGCCGAACATGCCATTGCAAAGATTTGGTGGGTGTGGACTTTTCATCGTACCACGGATTATTATGGACCAATCCCATATTTTAGCGCTGGACACGGTACAGAGTCTGTCCCTTATGACGCACAGGATAAGATATATAATGATTTCTTTAAGAAACTGGATGAGGCACTGGCCGTTTTAATAACCGTTACCAGTGAGGCTTCTACCTATGGGCCCTATGATCTGATTTATCATGGGGATATTAGCAAATGGATCAAGTTTGGTAATACGCTTAAGCTACGATTGGCTATGCGGGTTTCAAAGGTTGAACCAAAACTTGCCAGGCAAAAAGCAGAAGAAGCCGTAGCTGCAGGAGTAATGGAAACTGCAGGAACATACAGTGTTCCACAGGATGATGCCTATATGGATAAGCCCAACCTGAACGGAGATGCCAATGGATTAGCGTATATATCCAGTTGGGGAGAGTTTCGAATGAGTGCAGCTATGGAATCTGTGTTGAAAGGATATGATGATCCGCGTATAGGGAAGTATTATTCTCCATCTGTAAAAACAGGTACTTATGAAGGATTACGTAATGGGTATAGCAGCACGGAATTGTCTACTTTATCTGGTAACAGTGCTGATGACAATTCCAACTCCGGGCCTTTGTTGAACGGTGATAATTTTACCAATACTGCAGCTTTAACTCGTCCGCAGAATATCATGCATAGCGCTGAGGCATACTTCATTCGTGCAGAAGGTGCTTTACTTGGCTGGAATATGGGTGGAACTGCACAGGAGTTATATGGGAAAGGAATTCGTGCTTCATTAATTCAATGGGGTATCACAGATGAAAATTCCATAGCTTCATATATCAACAGTTCTAATACCCCTATCGCACCAGATGATGCTGTTCATTCTGCTGCACTATCCAATACACCTATTAAGTGGGCAAGTGACAAAACAACACAATTGATACAGATTGCCATCCAGAAATGGGTGGCTCTATATCCAGATGGGGTGGAGGCATGGGCTGATTTGCGTCGCTCAGATCAATTGAAGCTCTATGACCGTATAAATTCAGATAATGCCGATTTACCAGCAAATGTTTTGATTAAACGTCTGCCTTTCCTGACAAGTGATGCACAAAGTAATGGCGCCGCTGTAGAAGCAGCCAAAAGTTTACTGGATGGAAGTGACTCGCCTGGTACACCTCTTTGGTGGGATAAATAA